The stretch of DNA TCTTGCCGCCTCGGCCTGACTGCGGTTGCCTTCCAGCCAGGCAAGATCACCCGCAAGGGCTGTTCGCATGGCGTCTTCCATATGCCGGAACCGCGACAGCAACTCCTCGCCAAATGGCGTCAGCGCAGCGCCGCCACCCTTCTGGCCGCCGCGCTGGGATTCGACTACCGGCGCGTTGAACATGCGGTTCATGTCGCTGACGAGCAACCAGGCGCGCCGGTAGGACATGTCCATCGCCCTGCCGGCTGCCGAGATCGAGCCGGTTTCGCGGATGTGCTCCAGGAGTTCCATCTTGCCGCGGCCTAGGCGATCCTCGTGCGGAAAGCTGATGCGTAGGATGGGAACGAGTTGATGTCTGGCGGTAGTGTCCATTCGGTTCTGCAGTTACGGAAAATCGCAGCCACTTTACGCTTGGCCGTTGGCGCTGTACACAGCCGCCTTGCAGCCGGTAACGACATAAATCTTGAACGCGAATTTAAGTCTTCGCGAAATGATAACCGGCTCGTGTCTTGAAAGATTAACGGTTTGATGCCTATCTTAACCATGATTTGGTTCGCCCAAATCAGTGATGCGCATGTTCTGTTATTGCAGGAAAGGAAAAGCACTGACAACAGTACACGCCAAGGGAAGAACGCTCGCCGTTGTCCCGAAGAGCCTGGAACGTGGCGCCGATGCCGCCGCCCGCGCTCTGCAAGCTGTCCTCACGAGCCTTGAGGACTCCAAAGCTGAAGATATCGTCACCATCGACATTGCTGGGAAATCTGCGCTGGGGGACTATATGGTCGTCGTCTCCGGCCGATCGAACCGCCATGTCCTGGCGATCGCGGATCATCTGCTCACCGACTTGAAAGACGAGGGCTTTGGCGCAGCCCGCGTTGAGGGCAAGGACGGCGGTGATTGGGTCCTGATCGACACCGGCGATATCATCGTGCACGTCTTCCGCCCCGAAATCCGCGAGTTCTACAACATCGAAAAGATGTGGGCAGCGCCGGATATGGATGAAGAAACGCGGCACTGATAGGCGGGCCGGCTTGTCCGGCGCCTGAGCGCGGCAGTAAACAGGCCGGAAACATGAGAACCCGGCCCAAAGCCGGTATTGTGCCTTCGCGGCGCATGACAGGAGCGGATGGATGCGGGTTGGTCTTTTTGCGGTGGGACGGCTGAAGTCCGGCCCCGAGAAGGATCTTGCGGCCCGCTATTTCGACCGTTTTGCCAAGGCTGGTCCTGCGATCGGTCTCGAATTCTCCCGCGTTGCCGAGGTTGCTGAGAGTCGCGCCGCCAATGCAGAAACGCGCAAGCGCGAAGAGGCGGCCATGCTTCAAAAGACGATGGCTGAAGGCAGCATTCTCATTCTCCTTGACGAACGCGGCAAGGCGTTGGACAGCGAAGCTTTTGCAAAGGTCCTCGGCAACTATCGCGACCAGGGAAAACGGGATCTGATGATTGCCATCGGCGGAGCCGACGGCCTTGACCCCGCGCTTTACGACCGTGCCGACATGACCCTATGCCTCGGCAAGATGACCTGGCCGCATCAGTTGGTGAGGACGCTCATTGCCGAACAGCTCTACCGTGCCGTCACTATCCTTTCCGGTCACCCCTATCACCGCGTCTGATCAGTCACGCAGCCGTGTTTTGCCAAGTGTGGCCTTGTTCGCCAATCTTTCTGGCAAATGACGGCAAATCGGCATAGTCTCCGCGCGATTTGAAAGTTGCCCCTGAACACGCATGACGAGAACTGCCCGCAAGCGAACGCGACTGATCCTGCCTGCATTCGCGGCTGGCCTCGGCGCGACAGTCATTTTCGCCCAGTCCGATTTTGGTGGAGCGGGCGCGTTCGCCCAGGATGCACCAGTCGCAGCGCCTGTGGCTGGAACATCTCAACAGGCCGATCAGACGTTGCCGGACCCGGCCGCCGAGCTCAAAAAAAAGCGCGACGAGACCCGCACCGAGCTCGAGGCCATATCAAAAACGATCAATCTTTCGTCAGATAGAGTGGCAGCGCTGCAAAAAAGCATCGCCGATCTCGACAAAAGCAGCACCATCATCCGCCAGGCGCTGATCGATTCCGCCGCGCGGCGCAAGACGCTCGAAAAACAGATCCTCGAAAGCGAAAAGAAGCTTGCCGACCTTGGCATCAAGGAGGACGCCATCCGCCGCTCGCTTCATGAGCGGCGCGGGCTGCTTGCCGAAGTGCTCGCCGCCCTTCAGCGCATGGGCCGCAATCCGCCGCCCGCTCTCCTTGTGACACCGGACGATGCGCTTGCCTCGGTGCGTAGCGCCATCCTGCTGGGTGCTGTCGTGCCCGGCATGCGCAAGGAGACCGATAAGCTTGCCGCAGATCTCGCCAACCTCGCGGCCTTGCAGGCTGCGAGCGTGGTGGAGAAGGCAAATCTTACCGCCACCATGACGAATGGTATCGAAGAGGAGCGGCGCATGGACCTGCTCCTTGCCGAAAACGATAAGCTAAGCCGCAGCAACGCTGCCGATCTCGAAGCCGAAAAGAAGCGCTCTGAGGAACTGGCAGGCAAAGCGACAACCCTCGAGGGCCTCGTGGCTTCGATGGAATCCGAGATTGCCTCCGTGCGCGAAGCTGCTGAAGCGGCCCGGCGCGAGGAAGAGAACCGGAAGCTGCTCACGGACGAGCAGCGGGCACAGGCCAGGGCACTTGCCGATAGCGGTGTGCCCGATAAAAACCGCATTGCGCCCGCATATCCGTTCGGAGAATTGAAGGCGAAATTGGAGCTGCCCGTGGCGGGCGATATTCTGCGCCAGTTCGGCGACGCCGACGGCACTGGACACGAGGCCATGGGAACGACGCTGGCCACCAATCCGGATACGGTGGTGACTGCGCCGGCGGATGGATTGGTGGTTTTCGCCGGCGCCTTCCGCAGCTACGGCCAGATGATCATCCTCGACGCAGGCGACGGATATCACTTGGTCCTCTCCGGAATGGACATAATCAGCACGCGCCAAGGAAAATTCGTTTTCGCAGGCGAGCCGCTTGCGGTGATGGGTGCAAAAAGAGTCGCGAGCGCAACAGCATTGGCGCTGGAAACCAACCGGCCAACGCTTTACATTGAATTTCGAAAAGACGGAAAACCGGTCGATTCCCGACCGTGGTGGTCCGCCAAAGACACTGGAAAGGCACGCAATGATTCGTAGGGCTTCTCTTGTTCTGGTCGGCGCATTGATGGGTGCGACTGCCATGAGCGTAATTTATGCGGCAGGAGTGCCGGCCGAAGCGGCCGGGGCATCCACCTACAAGGAACTCTCCGTGTTTGGGGACGTCTTTGAGCGCGTCCGCGCCCAGTACGTCACACCGCCGGCAGAAGACAAACTGATCGAAAATGCCATCAATGGCATGCTTTCGTCCCTCGATCCGCATTCGAGCTATATGAATGCCAAGGATGCCGAGGATATGAGCACCCAGACGAAGGGTGAATTCGGCGGTCTCGGCATTGAAGTCACGATGGAAGACGAACTCGTCAAGGTCATCACGCCGATCGACGATACGCCCGCGTCCAAGGCAGGCGTTCTTGCCGGCGATTATATTTCCGAGATCGACGGCCAGTCCGTCCGCGGATTGAAGCTCGAAGAAGCTGTCGAAAAGATGCGCGGCGCCGTCAACACCCCGATCAAGCTCACACTCATCCGCAAGGGTGCGGATAAGCCGATCGAGTTGACGATCGTTCGCGACATCGTCGCCGTACAGGCCGTCAAGTCTCGCGTCGAGGATGATGTCGGCTATCTCCGGGTCATCTCCTTCACCGAAAAGACCTATCCGGACCTCGAAAAGGCGATCGCCAAGATCAAGGCGACGGTTCCGGCCGACAAGCTCAAGGGTTATGTGCTCGATCTGCGTCTCAATCCCGGCGGTCTGCTCGATCAGGCAATCAAGGTTTCTGACGCTCTGCTGCAGCGCGGCGAAGTGGTCTCGACCCGCGGCCGCAATCCGGACGAGACCCGCCGCTTCAATGCCGGCCCGGGCGATCTCACGGATGGCAAGCCGGTGATCGTGCTCGTCAACGGCGGCTCGGCCTCCGCTTCGGAAATCGTCGCCGGTGCCCTGCAGGATCTACGCCGCGCGACTGTTCTCGGCACGAGGTCCTTCGGCAAGGGCTCCGTCCAGACGATCATTCCGCTTGGCGAAAACGGCGCACTCCGCTTGACGACCGCGCTTTACTACACGCCGTCGGGCCGCTCGATTCAGGGCACCGGCATTACGCCGGACATCAAGGTCGAAGAGCCGCTGCCGGACGATCTGAAGGACAAGATGGCAACCGAAGGCGAATCCAGCCTGCGCGGCCATATCAAGGGTCAGAGCGAGACCGATGAAGGCTCAGGTTCCGTTGCCTATGTTCCCCCGGATCCGAAGGACGACGTGCAGTTGAATTATGCGTTCGACCTGCTTCGCGGCAAGAAGACCGACCCGGCCTTCCCCCCGAATCCGGACAAGGCGGTTTCCGCCAAGTAACTTTCATGGGTCATCAGGCCGGATTTTTGATCCGGCCTGATTTTTTGCTGTTTCCCGGTTTTGGAGCGGGCGAGGAAATTGGGAACGGATTTGCATGCACCATTGGGCCAGAACCGCAAGGCTGGCCGAAAGCGGCCGAATATCCTGCGGATCGGCCGGATTGCCGCCAGCCTCTGCCTGATCGCGATCGGCGGCTTTTCTCTCTACACGATGCTCAGTGACGATGGCCTTCAGCGGACACAGTCGCCTGTGGCAGATCCAGCCGCGTCACCACCCACAGATACCGTCCAGACCCCCCAGACGCAGAGCCAGGCCGCAAATGACATGCCTCGCTCCGATCCGCATTCCGGTGCGAATGTCGAGCGGATGGTGACCGGGGACGGCTCGGTTGTGACCAAATACAGCCCGCGGCCACGCGATGATAACGGCCCGGCGCTGGTAGACGCCATGCAGGTCGGCCAGGATCCGCGCATGGCAGCGATGCCGAATGAGAGCCTTCTGGAAGACAGCCAATTTGGCCGCCTACCCGTAATCGGGCCGGATGGCCGTCGCCCGATGGATCAGTATGCGCGTCCATGGTCGGGCGCACGCGGCACCCGTGTGGCGATCGTGGTCAGCGGTCTCGGCCTCAGTCAGACGGGTACGCAGCGCGCCATCAAGGAACTTCCGGAGGAAGTCACCTTCGCCTTCGCCGCGAGCGGCAACAGCCTGCAGCGTTGGATGCAGGAAGCGCGCCGCAGTGGCCATGAGATCCTCCTGCAGGTTCCACTGGAGCCCTTCGATTACCCGGCAAACGATCCCGGCCCCGAGACGCTGCTGACCTCGAAGTCGCCAGCAAGGAATATCGAGAACCTGCACCGCGCGATGGGCGAAATCACCAATTATACGGGCATCATGAACTATCTGGGAGGGCGTTTCCTCTCCAATCCCGATGCCATGGAGCCGGTGATGCGCGATATCGGCAAGCGCGGATTGCTGTTTCTCGACGACGGTTCGTCTGCGCAATCAAAGACGGAAGCTGTGGCGAAGGGAACAAAGCTTCCCTATGCTTTTGCGGACCTGCAGCTCGATGGTCAGGTCGATGTCAACGCTATCCTGCAGAGGCTTGACGAGCTTGAGCGCATTGCCAAGCGCAACGGCCAGGCAATTGGTGTTGCGGCGGCTTTCGACGAGAGTATTGAGGCAATATCCAAATGGAGCGAAGAGGCAGGCATGCGCGGCATCGAGATCGTCGGTGTTGCTGCTCTTGCTGCAGATCCTAAAAATCCTTGAGGAGCACCCCGTGAATCAGGCGACAATCAAAGCCGAAGACCTTCCTTACCGTCCCTGCGTCGGCGTGATGATCCTCAACCGTGACGGGCTTGTATGGGCAGGCCGGCGTGTCCCGGTTGGCAATTCCGAATATGATGGCTCACCACAACTGTGGCAAATGCCGCAAGGTGGTATCGACAAGGGCGAGGATCCGCTCGAAGCGGCATACCGCGAACTCTACGAAGAAACCGGTATCAGAACTGTGACCTTGCTCGCGGAGGCGAGAGATTGGATCAACTATGATCTGCCGCCGCAACTGATCGGCATCGGCCTCAAAGGAAAGTTTCGCGGCCAGACGCAACGCTGGTTCGCCTTTCGCTTCGAAGGCGATGAAAGCGAAATCGCCATCAACCCGCCGCCCGGCGGCCACGAGCCAGAGTTTGATGCCTGGGAGTGGAAATCCATGCACGAGCTGCCTGGGCTGATCGTGCCCTTCAAACGCGCCGTCTACGATCGGGTCGTATCGGAATTCAGCCACTTGGCCGACCTGCGAGCGGCGGACTGACGGCGGCAGCAGTCTCTCGATCCAGATCCAATTTGTCGGTCCCCGAACAACCGAAGACGCCGGGGCTTACACATGGATGATTTTGGACTTTCCTGTTCAAGCTTGGAAATTTGAAGGAAAGCAGGATAGCCGCCGGCAAGCCCCCTGCCTTTTCCAATCCTGTTCAACATGGAAAATCTTTGATTTCAAGGGGCTGAAAGTTCTGCAATTCATCGAGGGTCGGCGGCCACAGTAGGCGCAGCCACTTTCCGTTGGCCACGTCGCTTTTGTTGCGAAGTCCCAGCCGGAAAGCGGCTGAGAACCCTGTTCAAAATTGCCTCCGC from Rhizobium sp. 007 encodes:
- a CDS encoding winged helix-turn-helix domain-containing protein, with translation MDTTARHQLVPILRISFPHEDRLGRGKMELLEHIRETGSISAAGRAMDMSYRRAWLLVSDMNRMFNAPVVESQRGGQKGGGAALTPFGEELLSRFRHMEDAMRTALAGDLAWLEGNRSQAEAARK
- the rsfS gene encoding ribosome silencing factor; translated protein: MFCYCRKGKALTTVHAKGRTLAVVPKSLERGADAAARALQAVLTSLEDSKAEDIVTIDIAGKSALGDYMVVVSGRSNRHVLAIADHLLTDLKDEGFGAARVEGKDGGDWVLIDTGDIIVHVFRPEIREFYNIEKMWAAPDMDEETRH
- the rlmH gene encoding 23S rRNA (pseudouridine(1915)-N(3))-methyltransferase RlmH, which translates into the protein MRVGLFAVGRLKSGPEKDLAARYFDRFAKAGPAIGLEFSRVAEVAESRAANAETRKREEAAMLQKTMAEGSILILLDERGKALDSEAFAKVLGNYRDQGKRDLMIAIGGADGLDPALYDRADMTLCLGKMTWPHQLVRTLIAEQLYRAVTILSGHPYHRV
- a CDS encoding murein hydrolase activator EnvC — encoded protein: MILPAFAAGLGATVIFAQSDFGGAGAFAQDAPVAAPVAGTSQQADQTLPDPAAELKKKRDETRTELEAISKTINLSSDRVAALQKSIADLDKSSTIIRQALIDSAARRKTLEKQILESEKKLADLGIKEDAIRRSLHERRGLLAEVLAALQRMGRNPPPALLVTPDDALASVRSAILLGAVVPGMRKETDKLAADLANLAALQAASVVEKANLTATMTNGIEEERRMDLLLAENDKLSRSNAADLEAEKKRSEELAGKATTLEGLVASMESEIASVREAAEAARREEENRKLLTDEQRAQARALADSGVPDKNRIAPAYPFGELKAKLELPVAGDILRQFGDADGTGHEAMGTTLATNPDTVVTAPADGLVVFAGAFRSYGQMIILDAGDGYHLVLSGMDIISTRQGKFVFAGEPLAVMGAKRVASATALALETNRPTLYIEFRKDGKPVDSRPWWSAKDTGKARNDS
- a CDS encoding S41 family peptidase, giving the protein MIRRASLVLVGALMGATAMSVIYAAGVPAEAAGASTYKELSVFGDVFERVRAQYVTPPAEDKLIENAINGMLSSLDPHSSYMNAKDAEDMSTQTKGEFGGLGIEVTMEDELVKVITPIDDTPASKAGVLAGDYISEIDGQSVRGLKLEEAVEKMRGAVNTPIKLTLIRKGADKPIELTIVRDIVAVQAVKSRVEDDVGYLRVISFTEKTYPDLEKAIAKIKATVPADKLKGYVLDLRLNPGGLLDQAIKVSDALLQRGEVVSTRGRNPDETRRFNAGPGDLTDGKPVIVLVNGGSASASEIVAGALQDLRRATVLGTRSFGKGSVQTIIPLGENGALRLTTALYYTPSGRSIQGTGITPDIKVEEPLPDDLKDKMATEGESSLRGHIKGQSETDEGSGSVAYVPPDPKDDVQLNYAFDLLRGKKTDPAFPPNPDKAVSAK
- a CDS encoding divergent polysaccharide deacetylase family protein; amino-acid sequence: MGTDLHAPLGQNRKAGRKRPNILRIGRIAASLCLIAIGGFSLYTMLSDDGLQRTQSPVADPAASPPTDTVQTPQTQSQAANDMPRSDPHSGANVERMVTGDGSVVTKYSPRPRDDNGPALVDAMQVGQDPRMAAMPNESLLEDSQFGRLPVIGPDGRRPMDQYARPWSGARGTRVAIVVSGLGLSQTGTQRAIKELPEEVTFAFAASGNSLQRWMQEARRSGHEILLQVPLEPFDYPANDPGPETLLTSKSPARNIENLHRAMGEITNYTGIMNYLGGRFLSNPDAMEPVMRDIGKRGLLFLDDGSSAQSKTEAVAKGTKLPYAFADLQLDGQVDVNAILQRLDELERIAKRNGQAIGVAAAFDESIEAISKWSEEAGMRGIEIVGVAALAADPKNP
- a CDS encoding RNA pyrophosphohydrolase, which codes for MNQATIKAEDLPYRPCVGVMILNRDGLVWAGRRVPVGNSEYDGSPQLWQMPQGGIDKGEDPLEAAYRELYEETGIRTVTLLAEARDWINYDLPPQLIGIGLKGKFRGQTQRWFAFRFEGDESEIAINPPPGGHEPEFDAWEWKSMHELPGLIVPFKRAVYDRVVSEFSHLADLRAAD